The Persephonella sp. KM09-Lau-8 nucleotide sequence TCAAGGGTTTCAACATCAGATATTTTTGTTCCTTCTATAAACTCTGTTATTAGAACTTCTGGAGTAGATATATCGTAATAGCATTTTGGAATTTTAAAACCCCCATAATCTTTAAAATTTTCCTGAAATATTTTTATATTTTGAGCTTCAATAGAAAAATCAGCTTCTTGAAGTGTAACCCTTCTAAACTGGTGTATTACTCCTTTTAGATTAAAATCTTTGACAGATGGGAAATGCTTTTCCAGAAAGTTTACAACCATTTCCATAAGTTGAGCGTCAAGTTCTATTAGCTCTTCAAGACCAGGTCTTCTTACTTTAACGGCAACCTTATCCCCATTTTGTAAATATCCAATATGCACCTGTGATATCGATGCTGAGGCAAGGGGTTTAGGGTCAATATGGGAAAATATTTCATAAAGCCTATCTCCGTAATTTCTTTTTAAAATTTCCTCAATGATTTCAAAATCTATCGGTGCAACTCTGTCTTGGAGCTTTATCAACTCATCTATTATGTAAACAGGAACAATATCAGGTCTCGTGCTAAGAATCTGCCCCAGTTTTATGAAAGAGGGTCCCAGTTTTTCCAATGCTTCCCTGATTTTTCTGGGTTTTACCCCAGGTTCAACTTCCAGACCAAAAAGTAGTTTGAAATATTCATAAATATTGTAAAAACCCAGTTTTGAGAGGGTTAAGGATATCTCTTTAAATCGCTTAGCCAGTTTAATCTTTTTCTTAAACATCTATCCCCTGCTCATTAAGAAGCTCTTTCATCTGCTTTGCTACTTTCTGGATTTCCCACTGGGCATGGGGGTCTGTTCTTTTTGTTATAAAATCTTTTATCCAGCTTAGTGTTCCAGAAACAACTATTGTTGTTTTTCTTCCGTGGGGTAGTATAAATCTGGCATCTTCTCTTTTTATCTTACCGTTATAAACAGCAAAATCATAAACAGCCTCAGAAAGCTGGTCTGTAAGGAGAAATAGGTCTTTGAGGGTTATATCCTGCTTATTTTTAAATTCTTCTAAAAATTTATTTATACGCTCTACTGCCTGAGATTTCAGGCTTTCTTTTGCGTCGCTGCTGTTTATCTGCTCTTTCAGGTATGAAATAATAGATAAAAAGTTATCTTTTAAGTTATTCCCATCTACAGAAATTTTAGCCTCTTCAACAGATGGAGGAATTATAAGTAAATTCTGATCTTCCCGAACATACCTCTGACTTCTCTGGCTATAGTTTAATGCTGTATGTCTTACAAGCTGATGGGTCATTGTTCTGGAAACATTGTCTATATAAAAAACTGCATAGCCGTCGTATTCTTTTAACAGTCCTATAAGGGTGGTATTTTCCCTTTGTCCAAGGGGCTGTATCGGTATATCAAATTCTGCCATTTTTTCAAAGGTTTTAAAATATTCCTCTTCGCTTTTTTCCAGCATATCTTCAAGATAATGTCTTAGAGAAACTCCTATAACAGTTGGATATTCAGGATTGTAATGGGATTTGAATTTCGTTGCGGCAATTAAAGTGGCAAGTACCCTTGCCTTTTCTTCTTTTGGAAGATTTTTTACTGTTGCCGGTATGTATTTGTTTAGCAATTCTTCAGGTAATTGGGATAAGTCCTTGTAGGCAAACGAGTGCCCAAAAACACTGAAATGCTTGTAGTTTCCAAGTTTTGATAAAAATTTTGCCCTGTCTTCACGGCTAACGACCCGTGGGTCGTTTAGCAGATAATTTAAATCTCCTGAAGAATAACATGTCCTTGCACCTATAGCAGTAAAAGGAATACTCTCCCTGAAATCCTCTAAAGAAAAAATCTCTGTTATTAGCATTAATTTACCCCTTTTAAAACCTGTCTTTTTATATTTTCAACAAAAAATATTGCTTCCTCTTCAGCCTTATAAAAATCTTTCAGGCTAATATTTTTTTCTTTAAGATTTTTCTTTAGCTCATCAAATTTTTCCATTTCCAGCAGATAACATAATTTTAGCATTTCTCCCAGATATCCTTCTTCATTAATAAGGGCTTTTTTCATTTCCTCATCTATATTCAGGTCTGAGAGAACCTCTTCTTTAGGTATCCCAAGGAGAACATCCAGCAAAGATAAAACTCCTGTTAAAAAAGCCATCTCTGATAGATTATTATCTTCAGATTTTAGTTTTGTTAAGGTTTCCAATAGTTTTCCCCTTAAAAGTGCTGTTTCCAATAATGGACTATCTATTCCTCCCATTTTTGCGTCTGCATAAAGCATTAACAATACCCATATTTTCAGGTTATGTGCACCAAGCATCATAATGGCATGTCTTATATTTTTAATTTTTGATTTCAGGGAAAAATAAGCCGAGTTTACAAATTTCAGGAGATTATAAGTCATATGAACATCAGCCTTTATTATGTTTTCTATTTTGTCTATTGATGGGTTTTCTGTGTTAAGTTCTTTTAGGAGATTTAGAAGTGTAACTTCGTAGGGGTCAAACCTTTTGTGTGAAATTATCATAGGCTGGGCGAAGAAATAACCCTGGAACAGATCAAATCCAATATGATAAGTTCTATCAAAAGTGTCATAATCTTCTACCTTTTCTGCAATTAGTTTTTTGTTGTATTTTTTCAGAAATTCTGTTGTTTTTTCCAAACCTAAACCATGTGTCTGTAGGAGATCTATTTTTACATAATCTACATAAGGCAGTAGTTTAACGCTATCTGCTGTGATTAAGAAATCATCAAGGGCAAATTCAAATCCTTTTTCTTTTAAGGTTTTTATTCTTTTAATCAGGGTTTCATCAGCAGGAGTATTCTCCAATATTTCTAAAACAATGTTCTGAGTAGGTATAAAATCGAAAATATCATAAAAAAGTAAATCATAATTAACATTTATAAATGTTTTCTTTCCAGAAGAGAGTTTTTGTATACCAATGTTGTTGAAAATATTAATAAGCACCCGTGAGGTTGCTACATTATCACTTTCTATCTGGGCAAAATCTTCAAAACTTTTTCTATAAAGAATTTCATAAGCTGCTA carries:
- the thyX gene encoding FAD-dependent thymidylate synthase, which codes for MLITEIFSLEDFRESIPFTAIGARTCYSSGDLNYLLNDPRVVSREDRAKFLSKLGNYKHFSVFGHSFAYKDLSQLPEELLNKYIPATVKNLPKEEKARVLATLIAATKFKSHYNPEYPTVIGVSLRHYLEDMLEKSEEEYFKTFEKMAEFDIPIQPLGQRENTTLIGLLKEYDGYAVFYIDNVSRTMTHQLVRHTALNYSQRSQRYVREDQNLLIIPPSVEEAKISVDGNNLKDNFLSIISYLKEQINSSDAKESLKSQAVERINKFLEEFKNKQDITLKDLFLLTDQLSEAVYDFAVYNGKIKREDARFILPHGRKTTIVVSGTLSWIKDFITKRTDPHAQWEIQKVAKQMKELLNEQGIDV
- a CDS encoding HDOD domain-containing protein, with translation MENFIFIGRQPILDRKKKIAAYEILYRKSFEDFAQIESDNVATSRVLINIFNNIGIQKLSSGKKTFINVNYDLLFYDIFDFIPTQNIVLEILENTPADETLIKRIKTLKEKGFEFALDDFLITADSVKLLPYVDYVKIDLLQTHGLGLEKTTEFLKKYNKKLIAEKVEDYDTFDRTYHIGFDLFQGYFFAQPMIISHKRFDPYEVTLLNLLKELNTENPSIDKIENIIKADVHMTYNLLKFVNSAYFSLKSKIKNIRHAIMMLGAHNLKIWVLLMLYADAKMGGIDSPLLETALLRGKLLETLTKLKSEDNNLSEMAFLTGVLSLLDVLLGIPKEEVLSDLNIDEEMKKALINEEGYLGEMLKLCYLLEMEKFDELKKNLKEKNISLKDFYKAEEEAIFFVENIKRQVLKGVN